In Coleofasciculus sp. FACHB-1120, one genomic interval encodes:
- a CDS encoding esterase-like activity of phytase family protein, producing the protein MQDLCDRSSNLNQQLDRSLDSLRSGDFYTAATSPIQTFSKKEIVFIDGTVENYQCLTAGVKPGTEIVILNPKRDGVTQIAEVLKDCTNIKAIHIVSHGKEGCLQLGSTQLNADTLETYTRFLQQWKSALIPDADILLYGCNVAAGASGVAFVEKLSQLTGANIAASKNLTGNATLGGDWHLGVKTGSVKTPLVFHSSVMQEYTSVLEIFKLIGESTFESNYNYSGTTVGGVSGITYNAATNTYYAISDAKNDGDGAVRFYTLNIDLTSGSLGVDFIGVTTLKNSNGTPFVTNISDTEGIALTSGGNAFISSEGIFSTNTQPFINQFNLTTGNQNSSLPIPSPKFEVSTDTTQGVRDNKAFESLTITPDQQVLFTGTEVALEQDGSAPTNSTGSPSRIVRYNLSTGSVDGEFLYNTDAGNGISELLALDQNTLLAIDRDVSLGFGKLYQVSLQGATNIQNNNGLIASGLGGITAVQKTLVADLSTFPLGTNFEGMTLGPILPNGKRSLVLVSDNNFGAGFGIPTRFASFEINSAPVLDNSGSPILTTINEDPTSNPGTLISSLIATSVTDLDTGDAKGIAVTSVDKTNGTWEFSINGGSSWAPFTPSESAAQLLAANADTRIRFVPSLNYNGTVTAGITFRAWDQTTGTNGGTADITSSGTGGLSSFSTAIETADIIINPVNDAPTFTPGTNQVVTAGTGTQSVTGWATEFNPGPANESSQTVLGYQIVSNSTPSLFKVAPTISATGQLTYTPSASLGSSATATIGVTVQDNGGTANDGADTSVIKFFDITVNPNIAPLNVVINEVAWMGTQANFTDEWIELYNPTGNAIDLSSWTLTDGGDINKTLSGVIPPGGYFLLERTADTTVNDIAADLTYAGGLGNAGEILTLKTPDGVVIDTANGNGGSWPAGANVTGTPTVRLTMERTNPLAADSDSNWHRNDGVTRNGIDANGNPIYGTPKAANSLPVPPGVTVTPITNLTTTEAGGTATFTVKLNTIPTADVTINLTSSDTTEGTLSTSSLIFTPNNWNIPQTVTITGVDDTIVDGNIAYSIITAATVSNDIIYNNINPADVAVVNNDNDTPIVINITAIDADAAEAGANTGTYQITRTGNTTGNLTVKFAVSNNSASSGDYTLKDSNGNAIAISNGIATVTLLDGQPSFDVTLTAVDDIQAEAAETLKLDLVADAAYAIASSQNTATATIQQNDTVVINTNNSGEGSLRQAIINANAFSGTDTIGFQIGSGLQTITPLSAFPIITDSVIIDGTTQPGFSGTPIIQLSGSGTGTGLTISAGNSTVRGLIFNGFQNGIELSGGSNNVIAGNFIGTNAAGNAAAGNSGWGVFINGSSNNIIGGTTAGTRNIISGNSFGVIVAGSGNQIQGNYIGTDVTGNIDLGNSANGISIQGTNNIIGGTTTGARNVISGNNQHGVSISQVGSTGNQVLGNYIGTNAAGSADLGNTQNGIEIQYAPNNIIGGTIAGARNVISGNNSNGIWITGNTATGTQVLGNYIGTNASGTAAIGNSLRGITVSAPNNTIGGTAAAAGNVISGNVEGIAIQGTEATGNQIQGNYIGTQADGTSALGNTSHGVVVRSDAKNNTIGGTTAGAGNTIAFNNGDGVFVDTNFGTVINNGILSNAIFSNSGLGIDLGTNGVTANDVGDGDAGANNLQNYPLLTAATANGANTTVTGTFNSNPNTTFRLEFFSNTALDASGNGEGKTFLGFTNVTTDASGNGSFTANLATTVALGNFITATATNSNNTSEFSTGIPVTTLVSINAIDATAAESGTDTGIYQITRTGTTGDLTVNFAIDSSSTASGNDYTLSSGGLSVVIPDGQSFVNVTLTAVDDTLPELAETLRLNLVTGAGYTIDAAKSNATVAIASNDTIQYAITTASPTLTEGDTGKQTVTFTVTRSGGIGVASSVDYAIGGAATSATDYNNILVSGGGTTLSGTINFASGEATKTIALDVLGDTTFELDENISVTLSNPNLTDAPASSKITTAIAQVTVVNDDNQPTISINDVSVTEGNSGPTNASFTIGLSNASSETVTVNYATSDGTATTFDGDYTSVTSTPITFNPGEITKTITVAVNGDNKFETNETFNVNLTGATNATIAKGTGVATITNDDNQPTISINDVSVTEGNSGTTNASFTISLSNESSETVTVNYTTSDGSATTVDGDYNSIASVTPITFAPGETSKIINVAVSGDTKFEANETFNVNLSAATNATIVKGTGVATINNDDLQPKISISDTTLNEGNNGTSNASFTIGLSNASSETVTVNYATSDSTATTVDGDYNGIASVTPITFAPGETSQIITVAVNGDTKFEDNETFNVNLSAATNATIVKGTGVATINNDDIAIPNISISDVTVTEGNSGTKLANFTVTLSNASAQEIAVNYATANGGAIALSDYTNKAGTLNFAPGVTSQIITVPIIGDNLDEANETFLVNLSNPVNAKIADNQAVGTILDNDTAGFTISPITNNTTEAAGTATFTVKLNSQPTANVILGLTSSDTTEGSVSTPSLTFTQNNWNIAQTVTVKGIDDVLVDSNIAYNIVTSAAISTDAKYNGFNPQDVTIANIDNDTAPLNVINGTWLSETLVGTSLDDRINGFGGHDTIVGGLGKDHIYGNDGNDTLIGDLNNNVLTGGSMGMDDLIYGGTGSDRINGCGGNDTLYGEAGSDQIWGDGGDDRLYGGLGNDILTGGAGRDIFAVSIGGGTDIIRDFQIGQDYIGLAGGLKLNQLSIIQQGSNTSIIDNSNSQTLAILAGVNASTFISSAASTFVSI; encoded by the coding sequence ATGCAAGACCTGTGCGATCGCTCATCCAATTTAAATCAACAACTAGATCGCTCTCTCGACAGCCTTAGAAGTGGAGACTTCTACACAGCAGCAACTTCTCCTATTCAGACTTTCTCCAAAAAAGAGATCGTCTTCATTGACGGGACTGTTGAAAATTACCAGTGTCTTACAGCAGGAGTCAAACCAGGAACTGAAATCGTTATCCTCAACCCTAAGCGGGATGGAGTAACGCAGATTGCAGAGGTGCTGAAGGATTGCACCAACATCAAAGCAATTCATATTGTCTCCCACGGGAAAGAAGGCTGCTTGCAACTAGGGTCAACCCAGCTCAATGCAGATACTCTAGAAACCTACACCCGCTTTTTGCAGCAGTGGAAATCTGCACTCATACCTGACGCCGATATTCTTCTATATGGCTGCAATGTGGCAGCCGGTGCGTCTGGTGTTGCCTTTGTAGAAAAGTTAAGCCAGCTGACAGGGGCAAATATTGCAGCTTCCAAAAATCTTACTGGCAATGCAACGTTAGGCGGTGACTGGCATCTCGGAGTCAAAACTGGGTCAGTTAAAACACCCTTAGTATTCCATTCCTCAGTCATGCAGGAATATACCTCAGTTTTAGAAATTTTCAAGTTGATTGGGGAATCAACTTTTGAGTCAAATTACAACTATTCAGGAACCACAGTCGGGGGGGTATCAGGCATTACTTACAATGCTGCTACCAATACTTACTACGCTATCTCCGATGCCAAAAATGATGGTGACGGCGCGGTTCGCTTCTACACCCTCAACATCGATCTAACGTCAGGTTCATTAGGAGTTGATTTCATAGGCGTTACAACCTTGAAAAACTCAAATGGTACCCCTTTTGTTACGAACATTTCTGATACAGAAGGCATCGCCCTTACTAGCGGTGGGAATGCCTTCATTTCTTCAGAAGGAATATTTTCTACAAACACACAGCCCTTTATCAATCAGTTCAACTTAACAACAGGAAATCAAAATTCCTCGCTACCTATTCCTAGCCCTAAATTTGAGGTATCAACAGACACAACTCAAGGTGTTCGCGATAATAAAGCTTTTGAAAGCTTAACGATTACGCCTGACCAGCAAGTTTTATTTACAGGGACGGAAGTTGCTTTAGAACAAGATGGTTCTGCGCCAACAAACAGTACTGGCAGCCCTTCTCGCATCGTGAGATACAACTTGTCCACAGGTTCAGTAGATGGAGAATTTCTCTACAACACTGACGCTGGAAATGGTATTTCTGAACTATTGGCACTGGATCAAAATACCTTACTCGCTATAGACCGTGATGTCTCTTTGGGATTTGGCAAGCTGTATCAAGTGTCTCTGCAAGGAGCGACCAATATTCAAAACAATAACGGTTTGATTGCTTCCGGTCTTGGGGGGATCACAGCCGTTCAAAAAACTCTGGTCGCTGATTTGTCAACCTTCCCACTCGGTACCAATTTTGAAGGCATGACGCTTGGTCCCATTTTGCCTAATGGGAAACGCTCTTTAGTGCTTGTCAGCGACAACAATTTTGGTGCCGGTTTTGGCATTCCCACCCGGTTCGCCTCTTTTGAAATTAATAGCGCCCCCGTACTAGATAACAGCGGGTCGCCCATCCTGACAACGATTAACGAAGATCCCACCAGCAACCCAGGCACCTTAATTTCCTCGCTTATTGCCACTTCTGTCACAGATTTAGATACTGGGGATGCTAAAGGAATCGCCGTAACGAGTGTAGATAAGACCAACGGCACTTGGGAGTTCTCAATCAACGGGGGCAGTTCTTGGGCACCCTTCACGCCATCAGAAAGCGCAGCACAATTGCTAGCAGCAAACGCTGACACCCGAATCCGTTTTGTCCCCAGCCTTAACTACAATGGCACCGTCACCGCAGGCATTACCTTCCGCGCCTGGGATCAAACGACCGGAACTAACGGCGGTACTGCGGATATCACCTCTAGCGGTACTGGTGGCTTATCATCCTTTAGCACCGCGATTGAGACAGCCGACATCATTATTAATCCCGTCAACGACGCTCCCACCTTTACCCCAGGAACGAATCAAGTTGTCACCGCAGGCACAGGGACGCAAAGCGTCACCGGATGGGCAACCGAGTTCAATCCGGGACCGGCTAACGAATCCAGTCAAACCGTTCTCGGCTACCAGATTGTCAGCAATAGCACCCCCAGTCTATTCAAAGTTGCACCCACCATTAGTGCTACGGGTCAATTGACCTACACACCCTCTGCTAGCCTTGGCAGTAGTGCCACTGCAACGATTGGTGTCACTGTTCAGGACAATGGCGGCACTGCTAACGACGGTGCAGACACTTCAGTAATTAAGTTTTTCGATATCACCGTCAATCCCAACATCGCACCGTTAAACGTAGTCATTAACGAAGTTGCCTGGATGGGAACTCAAGCTAATTTCACTGACGAATGGATTGAACTTTACAATCCCACTGGTAATGCTATTGATTTGAGTAGCTGGACATTGACGGATGGGGGTGACATTAATAAAACCCTTAGTGGAGTGATTCCGCCTGGTGGATATTTTCTATTAGAGCGCACGGCTGATACAACCGTTAACGACATTGCGGCTGATTTAACCTATGCAGGCGGACTAGGCAATGCTGGAGAGATACTGACACTCAAAACACCAGATGGCGTTGTGATTGACACTGCCAATGGGAATGGCGGCTCATGGCCTGCTGGAGCGAACGTCACAGGTACTCCCACCGTCCGCCTGACAATGGAACGGACGAATCCTTTAGCCGCCGATAGTGATAGCAATTGGCACAGAAATGATGGCGTGACTCGCAACGGCATCGATGCCAATGGGAATCCTATCTATGGAACCCCCAAAGCTGCTAATTCGCTTCCTGTGCCTCCTGGTGTCACAGTGACTCCAATTACAAATTTGACGACTACAGAGGCTGGAGGAACTGCGACTTTTACCGTCAAACTCAACACAATTCCTACCGCCGATGTCACCATCAATTTAACCAGTTCGGATACAACGGAGGGGACTCTCTCCACTTCATCCCTAATTTTTACTCCTAATAACTGGAATATCCCTCAAACTGTCACCATTACTGGCGTAGATGACACGATTGTTGATGGCAATATCGCTTATTCCATCATCACTGCGGCAACAGTTAGCAATGACATTATATACAACAACATCAACCCAGCGGATGTGGCTGTAGTTAATAATGACAACGACACGCCAATTGTTATTAATATCACCGCCATAGATGCTGATGCAGCAGAAGCGGGCGCAAATACTGGAACTTACCAGATTACTCGGACTGGCAACACCACGGGCAATTTAACTGTAAAATTTGCCGTCAGTAACAACAGTGCCAGCAGCGGTGACTACACCCTAAAAGATAGTAACGGCAATGCGATCGCTATCTCGAATGGAATTGCCACCGTTACCCTATTAGATGGACAACCGTCTTTCGATGTCACTCTTACCGCAGTTGACGACATCCAAGCGGAGGCAGCTGAAACACTAAAGTTAGATTTAGTCGCTGACGCGGCGTATGCGATCGCATCTTCTCAAAATACCGCAACCGCCACCATCCAGCAAAATGACACGGTAGTCATTAACACCAACAATAGCGGCGAAGGTTCATTACGACAAGCAATTATCAACGCCAACGCCTTTAGTGGAACCGATACCATCGGGTTTCAAATTGGCAGCGGCTTACAAACAATTACACCCCTGTCAGCTTTCCCTATTATCACCGACTCGGTAATTATTGACGGCACTACTCAGCCTGGATTCTCTGGTACTCCCATTATTCAATTAAGTGGAAGTGGGACGGGTACTGGACTGACAATCTCTGCGGGTAACAGTACAGTCCGCGGCTTAATTTTTAATGGTTTTCAGAATGGGATTGAGTTAAGCGGTGGTAGCAATAATGTTATTGCAGGCAACTTTATTGGGACTAATGCGGCGGGTAATGCAGCTGCAGGTAACTCCGGCTGGGGAGTGTTTATCAACGGTTCCTCTAACAATATCATCGGAGGAACGACGGCAGGAACGCGCAACATTATTTCCGGTAATAGTTTTGGTGTCATCGTCGCTGGTAGCGGGAATCAAATCCAAGGTAACTACATCGGGACTGATGTTACTGGCAATATTGACTTGGGTAATAGTGCTAACGGTATCAGCATCCAAGGAACCAACAACATCATTGGCGGGACAACAACAGGCGCACGTAACGTCATCTCCGGCAATAATCAGCATGGTGTCAGCATTAGTCAAGTCGGTTCTACCGGAAACCAGGTATTAGGGAACTACATTGGCACCAATGCTGCTGGTAGTGCCGACTTAGGTAACACTCAGAATGGTATAGAAATTCAATACGCACCCAATAACATTATCGGCGGGACAATCGCAGGCGCACGTAATGTTATTTCTGGTAATAACAGTAACGGTATCTGGATTACAGGCAACACTGCTACGGGAACTCAGGTATTAGGTAACTACATCGGCACTAATGCTTCCGGAACGGCGGCGATTGGAAATTCATTAAGAGGTATCACTGTATCTGCCCCTAACAACACCATTGGAGGTACAGCGGCGGCTGCGGGTAATGTTATTTCCGGCAACGTTGAGGGTATTGCTATCCAAGGTACTGAGGCAACAGGAAATCAGATACAAGGCAACTACATTGGAACCCAAGCAGATGGCACTAGTGCTTTAGGGAACACTTCGCACGGTGTGGTAGTAAGAAGCGATGCTAAAAACAACACGATTGGCGGAACCACGGCTGGCGCAGGCAATACCATTGCCTTTAATAATGGCGATGGAGTGTTTGTTGATACCAACTTCGGCACTGTTATTAACAATGGCATCCTATCCAACGCCATCTTCTCTAACTCTGGTTTAGGAATCGATTTAGGGACTAATGGAGTAACCGCTAATGATGTTGGAGATGGTGACGCGGGGGCGAACAATCTTCAGAATTACCCCCTACTTACTGCTGCAACTGCCAATGGTGCCAACACAACAGTTACAGGAACATTCAACAGCAACCCCAACACTACATTCAGGCTAGAATTTTTCTCTAACACAGCCTTAGATGCGTCTGGCAATGGTGAAGGTAAAACATTCCTTGGCTTTACCAATGTAACGACTGATGCCAGTGGCAATGGCAGCTTTACGGCTAATTTGGCGACGACGGTGGCGTTGGGTAACTTTATTACCGCAACAGCAACCAATTCCAACAACACCTCCGAGTTTTCCACCGGGATACCCGTTACTACACTCGTCAGTATTAATGCCATAGATGCTACCGCTGCTGAATCTGGCACAGATACAGGCATTTACCAGATTACTCGAACTGGTACAACGGGCGATTTGACAGTGAATTTTGCTATTGATAGTAGCAGCACTGCTAGCGGAAATGACTATACGCTGAGTAGCGGCGGTTTATCGGTGGTGATTCCGGATGGGCAGAGTTTTGTCAATGTTACGCTTACTGCTGTTGATGATACTTTGCCAGAGTTAGCGGAAACGCTGCGGCTAAACTTGGTGACGGGTGCAGGTTACACCATTGATGCTGCTAAGAGTAATGCTACGGTAGCGATCGCATCCAACGACACGATTCAATACGCGATTACCACTGCTTCCCCAACTTTGACTGAAGGTGACACTGGTAAGCAAACCGTTACCTTTACTGTCACACGCAGCGGCGGAATAGGCGTAGCGAGTAGCGTTGATTATGCAATTGGCGGGGCTGCTACTTCTGCAACTGACTATAACAATATTCTGGTTAGCGGTGGAGGAACTACTCTTTCTGGCACTATTAATTTTGCCTCTGGTGAGGCGACAAAGACGATTGCATTGGATGTCTTGGGTGACACAACATTTGAGCTTGATGAAAATATTTCTGTCACGTTAAGTAATCCTAACCTGACGGATGCCCCAGCAAGTTCTAAAATTACTACAGCCATAGCACAGGTAACGGTTGTCAACGATGACAATCAACCTACTATCAGCATCAACGATGTCAGCGTAACTGAAGGAAATAGCGGTCCAACTAACGCTAGCTTTACGATTGGCCTTTCTAATGCAAGTAGCGAAACAGTCACAGTAAATTACGCCACATCTGACGGCACAGCTACTACATTTGATGGCGATTATACTAGCGTTACATCAACACCCATCACCTTCAACCCTGGAGAAATAACCAAAACTATCACGGTTGCTGTCAATGGTGATAATAAATTTGAGACGAATGAAACCTTCAACGTGAATCTCACGGGTGCAACCAACGCCACCATTGCCAAAGGCACCGGAGTTGCCACAATTACTAACGATGACAATCAACCTACTATCAGCATCAACGATGTCAGCGTAACCGAAGGAAATAGCGGCACAACTAACGCTAGCTTTACAATTAGTCTTTCTAATGAAAGTAGTGAAACTGTCACAGTAAATTACACCACATCTGACGGCTCAGCTACTACAGTAGATGGCGATTACAATAGTATCGCTTCTGTTACTCCCATTACCTTCGCACCAGGGGAAACTAGCAAGATTATCAATGTTGCAGTTAGCGGCGATACTAAATTTGAAGCCAACGAGACTTTCAACGTTAATCTGAGTGCTGCAACCAACGCCACCATTGTCAAAGGCACCGGAGTTGCCACTATCAATAATGATGATCTGCAACCAAAGATTAGCATCAGCGATACCACCCTAAACGAAGGCAACAACGGCACAAGTAACGCTAGCTTTACGATTGGCCTTTCTAATGCAAGTAGCGAAACAGTCACAGTAAATTACGCCACATCTGACAGCACGGCTACTACAGTAGATGGCGATTACAATGGTATCGCTTCTGTTACTCCCATTACCTTCGCACCAGGGGAAACTAGCCAGATTATTACTGTTGCAGTTAACGGTGATACCAAATTTGAAGACAACGAGACTTTCAACGTTAATCTGAGTGCTGCAACCAACGCCACCATTGTCAAAGGCACCGGAGTTGCCACTATCAATAATGATGATATCGCCATCCCCAACATCAGTATCAGCGATGTCACCGTCACCGAAGGCAATAGCGGCACTAAATTAGCTAACTTTACTGTTACTCTTTCCAATGCTAGCGCTCAAGAGATCGCAGTCAATTATGCCACTGCTAACGGTGGCGCGATCGCACTCAGCGACTATACCAACAAAGCAGGTACTTTAAATTTTGCCCCCGGTGTCACCAGCCAAATCATTACCGTTCCTATCATTGGTGACAATCTGGATGAGGCGAACGAAACCTTTTTGGTTAACCTCTCCAACCCCGTCAACGCCAAAATTGCCGATAATCAAGCCGTCGGCACCATCCTAGATAATGATACGGCTGGCTTCACGATTTCACCCATCACCAATAACACCACTGAAGCGGCAGGGACTGCCACCTTTACCGTCAAACTCAATAGTCAACCTACGGCTAACGTCATCCTTGGTTTAACGAGTTCCGATACGACGGAAGGCAGCGTTTCCACTCCATCACTGACCTTTACTCAAAACAATTGGAATATTGCTCAAACCGTTACGGTGAAAGGAATTGACGATGTACTTGTAGATAGCAATATTGCTTACAACATCGTTACTTCTGCTGCGATTAGCACCGACGCCAAATATAACGGATTCAACCCTCAAGATGTCACTATTGCCAACATTGACAATGACACTGCACCCCTGAATGTCATTAACGGCACTTGGCTTTCTGAAACCTTAGTAGGAACCTCTTTAGACGACCGGATCAATGGCTTTGGCGGTCATGACACGATTGTAGGGGGACTAGGAAAAGACCACATTTACGGCAATGACGGTAACGATACCCTAATCGGCGACCTCAACAATAACGTATTAACTGGGGGTTCGATGGGGATGGATGACCTGATCTACGGTGGGACAGGTAGCGATCGCATCAATGGTTGTGGCGGTAATGATACCCTGTACGGCGAGGCAGGCAGCGACCAAATCTGGGGAGATGGGGGCGATGACCGACTCTACGGAGGCTTGGGGAACGATATCCTCACCGGAGGTGCGGGGCGCGATATCTTCGCCGTTTCTATAGGGGGAGGTACTGACATCATCCGCGACTTCCAGATTGGTCAAGACTACATTGGCTTAGCCGGAGGTTTAAAACTGAATCAGTTGTCGATTATTCAGCAAGGTAGCAATACCAGTATTATTGACAATTCCAATAGCCAGACTCTGGCAATATTGGCTGGGGTGAATGCTTCTACTTTTATAAGTAGTGCCGCTTCTACTTTTGTAAGTATCTAG